A region of Candidatus Neomarinimicrobiota bacterium DNA encodes the following proteins:
- the carB gene encoding carbamoyl-phosphate synthase (glutamine-hydrolyzing) large subunit, whose amino-acid sequence MKEKIKRVIVLGSSALKIGEAGEFDYSGSQAIKALKEERIFTILINPNIATIQTSEGLADKIYFLPVNADFVEKVIEETRPDGILLSFGGQTALNTGVELYKRGVLEKYNVKVLGSPIETIIDTEDRDRFKRKLSEIGVKFPKSVAVETVEDSIRVAKDIGFPVMMRVAYALGGLGSGICRSVEELQEQVTKALKYTTQVLIEEYLEGWKEVEYEVMCDYAGDCITICNMENVDPMGIHTGESIVVAPSQTLTNRDYHLLREISIKVIRHLGIIGECNIQFAYSPDSEDYRVIEVNARLSRSSALASKATGYPIAFIAAKLALGYRLRELPNNITKVTSAFFEPSLDYIVVKIPRWDLKKFRMVSRKIGSQMKSVGEVMAIGRKFEEAIQKGLRMLQTGANGLVCNDNMEFDNIEKVLAEPTEERIFAVAEAIKRGFSTEKISRLTKIDKWFIEKIKNIVNIEQDLKKAGSNVTDQQIKVAKKHGFSDKQISYCTGLSEEEIREKRYKSGIVPLIRQIDTLAGEFPAKTNYLYLTYNSICDDISSHVNNAVIVLGSGAYHIGSSVEFDWCCVSAVRTLRNLGYRTIMLNYNPETVSTDYDESDFLIFDEINHEVVYDVYKKMNPLGVIISFGGQVPNNIAMKIHKMGVRVFGTAPENIDKAENRKKFSDLLDSLGVDQPIWKELTSIDEAKKFAHEYGYPVLIRPSYVLSGSAMAVASNDDEMVHYLSRAVKISPEYPTVISKFYENAKEIEIDGVAQHGRIVIYAISEHVENAGVHSGDATLVFPPQRIYLETIKRVRLISKKIAEALNINGPFNIQFIAKNNEVKVIECNLRASRSFPFVSKVTKKNFAEVATKVIMHVPVEGYHKSPLEINYVGVKAPQFSFNRLTGADPVLGVEMSSTGEVGCLGEDFEEALLKSMYSVGYKNSIKSVLLSTGPIESKVEMLEVIRKLLDMGVKIYATKGTARFLKQNGIPVEVLFWPLEKRSPNAIEYIVNGKIDLVINIPKNYQKEELTNDYLIRRSAVDYNVMLITNRQIATRFIESISRKRDDNLLIKAWDEYKF is encoded by the coding sequence ATGAAAGAAAAAATTAAAAGAGTAATTGTTTTAGGAAGCTCAGCATTAAAAATAGGTGAAGCAGGAGAATTTGATTACAGTGGTAGTCAAGCGATTAAAGCACTCAAAGAAGAGAGGATTTTCACAATTCTAATAAATCCTAATATAGCTACTATTCAAACATCAGAAGGACTGGCGGATAAGATTTATTTTCTTCCTGTTAATGCTGATTTTGTTGAAAAAGTTATTGAAGAGACAAGACCTGATGGAATTTTGCTTTCATTTGGAGGGCAGACCGCTTTAAATACAGGGGTTGAACTTTATAAACGTGGTGTCCTTGAAAAATATAATGTAAAAGTGTTGGGGTCTCCAATCGAGACTATTATTGATACGGAGGATAGAGATAGATTTAAAAGAAAACTTTCAGAGATAGGTGTAAAATTTCCAAAGAGTGTGGCTGTTGAAACTGTTGAAGATTCAATCAGAGTTGCAAAGGATATTGGTTTTCCCGTTATGATGAGAGTGGCGTATGCTCTCGGTGGACTGGGGTCAGGTATTTGTAGAAGCGTAGAGGAGTTGCAAGAACAGGTAACCAAAGCTCTAAAATACACCACACAGGTTTTGATTGAGGAATATTTGGAAGGATGGAAAGAAGTCGAATATGAAGTAATGTGTGATTATGCTGGAGATTGTATCACGATATGTAATATGGAAAATGTAGATCCAATGGGGATACATACAGGGGAGAGTATAGTTGTAGCTCCAAGTCAGACATTGACTAATAGAGATTATCATCTATTGCGGGAAATAAGTATAAAGGTCATCAGACATCTTGGTATTATTGGTGAATGTAACATTCAGTTTGCCTACAGTCCTGATTCTGAGGATTACAGGGTAATAGAGGTTAATGCAAGGCTTTCCAGAAGCTCGGCACTCGCATCAAAAGCCACTGGGTATCCAATCGCATTCATAGCCGCAAAGCTGGCGCTGGGATATAGGCTCAGAGAGCTTCCAAACAACATAACAAAGGTAACTTCTGCCTTTTTTGAACCATCGCTGGATTATATAGTGGTCAAGATTCCAAGATGGGATTTGAAAAAATTCAGAATGGTGTCCAGGAAAATAGGTAGCCAGATGAAGTCTGTCGGTGAGGTAATGGCAATTGGGAGAAAATTTGAGGAGGCTATTCAAAAGGGCTTAAGGATGTTGCAGACAGGTGCTAACGGTTTGGTATGCAACGATAACATGGAATTTGATAATATTGAGAAAGTTTTAGCTGAGCCAACTGAAGAGCGTATTTTTGCGGTTGCAGAAGCGATAAAGAGAGGATTTTCAACAGAAAAAATAAGCAGACTCACGAAGATTGATAAATGGTTTATAGAAAAAATAAAAAATATTGTGAATATTGAACAGGATCTAAAAAAAGCGGGGAGTAATGTTACTGACCAGCAGATAAAAGTGGCAAAGAAACATGGATTTTCCGATAAGCAAATATCATACTGTACCGGGCTATCTGAGGAAGAGATTAGGGAAAAAAGATATAAATCAGGGATAGTCCCGTTAATAAGACAAATTGATACATTAGCTGGTGAATTCCCTGCGAAAACCAATTATTTATATCTAACATATAATTCAATATGTGATGACATTTCGAGCCACGTTAATAATGCAGTTATAGTGCTAGGTTCCGGAGCATACCATATTGGGAGTTCAGTGGAATTTGATTGGTGCTGTGTAAGTGCAGTGAGAACATTAAGAAATCTTGGTTATCGAACAATTATGCTTAACTATAATCCAGAGACAGTAAGTACCGATTATGACGAGTCTGATTTTCTGATTTTTGACGAGATAAACCATGAAGTCGTGTATGATGTTTACAAGAAAATGAATCCTCTGGGTGTAATTATATCATTTGGTGGACAGGTACCAAACAATATTGCAATGAAAATACATAAGATGGGAGTTAGAGTATTTGGGACTGCTCCTGAAAATATTGATAAGGCTGAGAATAGGAAGAAATTTTCTGATCTTCTTGATAGTCTTGGAGTTGATCAACCGATATGGAAGGAATTAACCTCTATTGATGAAGCTAAAAAGTTCGCACACGAGTATGGGTATCCTGTACTGATAAGACCTTCATATGTATTAAGTGGTTCAGCTATGGCGGTTGCTTCTAATGATGATGAAATGGTTCATTACCTATCAAGGGCTGTTAAAATCTCACCCGAGTATCCAACTGTAATAAGTAAGTTTTACGAGAATGCAAAGGAGATTGAGATAGATGGCGTTGCTCAACATGGAAGGATTGTAATTTATGCGATATCCGAGCACGTAGAGAATGCAGGAGTTCATTCAGGGGATGCCACCCTTGTATTTCCTCCGCAAAGAATATATTTAGAGACGATAAAAAGAGTCAGGCTAATTTCTAAGAAGATTGCCGAAGCATTGAATATAAATGGACCTTTTAACATACAGTTTATTGCCAAGAACAATGAAGTAAAGGTGATAGAATGTAATCTAAGGGCATCGAGAAGTTTTCCCTTTGTATCAAAAGTGACCAAGAAAAATTTTGCTGAAGTTGCAACGAAGGTGATAATGCATGTGCCTGTAGAGGGCTACCATAAATCTCCATTAGAAATAAACTATGTTGGTGTAAAAGCTCCTCAGTTTTCATTTAATAGGCTAACCGGTGCCGATCCTGTATTGGGGGTTGAAATGTCATCAACGGGAGAGGTGGGATGTCTCGGGGAGGATTTCGAAGAGGCGTTATTGAAATCGATGTATTCCGTAGGGTATAAAAATTCTATCAAGAGTGTGCTGCTATCAACAGGTCCTATAGAGTCAAAAGTTGAAATGCTGGAGGTTATAAGGAAGCTGCTTGATATGGGAGTTAAGATTTATGCTACGAAAGGGACTGCTAGATTTTTGAAACAGAATGGAATACCTGTTGAAGTCCTGTTTTGGCCACTTGAGAAAAGGTCACCTAATGCAATAGAATATATAGTAAATGGGAAAATAGACCTTGTAATAAATATACCGAAGAATTATCAGAAGGAAGAGCTTACCAACGATTACTTGATTAGAAGATCTGCTGTAGATTATAATGTTATGTTAATAACGAATAGGCAAATAGCTACAAGATTTATAGAATCAATTAGTAGGAAGAGAGATGATAATTTACTTATAAAAGCTTGGGATGAATATAAGTTTTGA
- the carA gene encoding glutamine-hydrolyzing carbamoyl-phosphate synthase small subunit, with the protein MVYKHKKNREDKYRLKAKLVLEDGSVFEGNSFGYEKSTSGEVVFCTGMVGYPESLTDPSYYGQILVLTNPIIGNYGVPDFVDQDIQFKYFESSNIQVRALVIDDYSDYYSHYTAKESLGNWLKSHKIPGICNVDTRILTTILRERGTMLGRLLIDEDVEFFDPNKYNLVKEVSCNEVKIMGKGKKRIAVLDLGCKNGILRELLKRGVEVLRLPWNADIKNFDFDGIVISNGPGDPKMCGDVIENVKGILNDSRPIMGICLGHQILALSVGADTYKMKYGHRGQNQPVVDLKEDKCYITSQNHGFAVKDSTLPSDWIPWFSNLNDKTSEGMMHESGKFFSVQFHPEASPGPIDTSYLFDKFLAVLQ; encoded by the coding sequence ATGGTCTATAAGCACAAAAAAAATAGAGAGGATAAGTATAGGCTAAAAGCAAAATTGGTTTTAGAGGACGGTTCTGTATTTGAGGGAAATAGCTTCGGTTATGAAAAATCCACTTCTGGAGAGGTAGTTTTTTGTACCGGTATGGTTGGTTATCCAGAATCTTTGACTGATCCATCTTATTATGGACAGATACTGGTCTTGACCAATCCAATAATCGGAAATTATGGAGTACCGGATTTTGTTGACCAGGATATTCAATTTAAATATTTTGAATCCTCAAATATTCAGGTAAGAGCGCTTGTGATTGATGACTATTCGGATTATTATTCCCATTATACTGCAAAAGAAAGTCTTGGTAACTGGTTAAAGAGTCATAAAATACCTGGAATATGCAATGTAGATACGAGAATCCTTACTACTATTTTGAGAGAACGAGGCACAATGCTTGGTAGATTATTGATTGATGAGGATGTGGAATTTTTTGACCCCAACAAATACAATCTTGTAAAAGAAGTTAGCTGCAATGAAGTTAAGATAATGGGAAAGGGTAAAAAACGAATAGCTGTACTAGACCTTGGATGTAAGAATGGGATATTGAGGGAATTGTTGAAAAGAGGGGTTGAGGTTTTAAGGTTACCCTGGAATGCGGATATTAAAAATTTCGATTTTGACGGTATAGTTATTTCTAATGGACCGGGAGACCCGAAAATGTGTGGGGATGTGATAGAAAATGTCAAAGGAATTTTGAATGATAGTAGACCTATAATGGGTATTTGTTTAGGGCATCAGATACTTGCTTTATCAGTAGGTGCAGATACATACAAAATGAAATATGGTCATAGAGGACAGAACCAACCAGTTGTAGACTTAAAAGAGGACAAATGCTATATAACGTCTCAAAACCATGGTTTTGCAGTTAAGGATTCTACATTACCCTCCGATTGGATACCATGGTTCAGTAACTTAAACGATAAGACCAGTGAGGGGATGATGCATGAGTCAGGTAAATTTTTTAGTGTGCAGTTTCACCCGGAAGCTTCTCCCGGACCTATCGATACATCATATTTGTTTGATAAATTTTTAGCGGTATTGCAATGA
- the trxA gene encoding thioredoxin has protein sequence MAGDVLVINKDNFKTEVENSAVPVLVDFWAEWCAPCRRLAPIIEELANEYAGKIKVGKVNVEEESELAQQFGIRSIPTLIIFKDGKPANQLIGLQPKSEISKVIDQLI, from the coding sequence ATGGCTGGTGATGTGTTGGTTATTAACAAGGATAATTTTAAAACTGAGGTTGAGAATTCTGCAGTTCCCGTTCTTGTTGATTTTTGGGCTGAATGGTGTGCACCATGTCGAAGATTAGCACCTATAATTGAGGAGCTTGCGAATGAATATGCAGGGAAGATCAAGGTGGGTAAAGTAAATGTGGAAGAGGAGTCGGAGTTAGCTCAGCAATTTGGAATAAGAAGTATTCCCACTTTAATAATTTTTAAAGATGGTAAACCAGCCAATCAATTGATTGGTCTTCAACCGAAATCTGAAATTTCGAAAGTTATTGACCAATTAATTTAA
- a CDS encoding ABC transporter permease, protein MNLKNIYNIASWEYLLRIRTKFFVISTFIIPALIILGMYLPSLIMGVESDESKVIAIADQSDSGIGMELSCYLMDRYKLSDGRPKFQVMIFNEGERRDLISTCKKLLDSMVISGYLLIPANIFEMDKVKYYTGETNINDIAILENSLNYIALKYILKRAGVDIENIHGIDRKIYLDVIKVSKGGEKKLSSVEFYLIPVIVLFLFFSVVLNSSQMLMRSVIIERSSRLIEVILSIVSPGELMTGKIFGLGLLGLTQTFIYIAVGFYISYSKGFNLNISEVALPIIVYFLLGYLLYSSVFAALGSLFTSEYEAQQSISIIYVIMVLPIMFYFYVITNPYSLLTRIFQFIPFFTPYVMMLKISVGTFERWEFWLTLIILLIFVLISIKIAGKIFRTAILMYGKRPTLSEIIRWLFE, encoded by the coding sequence GTGAATCTTAAAAATATTTATAATATAGCATCCTGGGAATATTTATTAAGGATTAGAACAAAGTTTTTCGTTATATCGACTTTTATCATACCTGCTCTAATAATACTTGGTATGTATTTACCTTCATTGATAATGGGAGTTGAGTCTGATGAATCAAAGGTTATTGCTATAGCGGATCAATCTGATAGCGGTATTGGTATGGAACTATCATGTTATTTGATGGATAGGTATAAACTTAGCGATGGTAGACCAAAATTTCAGGTGATGATATTTAATGAGGGTGAACGAAGAGATTTAATAAGTACCTGTAAAAAGCTACTGGATTCAATGGTTATTTCCGGTTATCTATTAATCCCTGCTAATATTTTCGAAATGGATAAGGTTAAATATTATACGGGTGAGACAAACATTAATGATATAGCAATACTCGAGAATTCTTTAAATTATATTGCATTAAAATATATATTAAAAAGAGCAGGTGTTGATATAGAAAATATTCATGGAATTGATAGAAAGATATATCTTGATGTTATAAAAGTCAGTAAAGGTGGTGAGAAAAAATTGTCATCGGTGGAATTTTATCTTATTCCTGTTATAGTACTCTTTTTATTTTTTTCCGTTGTATTAAATTCATCTCAAATGTTAATGAGGAGTGTGATAATTGAGAGGTCAAGTAGATTGATAGAAGTTATACTGTCTATCGTTTCTCCTGGAGAATTAATGACAGGTAAAATATTTGGACTTGGACTCTTGGGATTAACACAAACATTCATATATATTGCAGTAGGTTTTTATATTTCTTATTCAAAAGGATTTAACCTGAATATAAGTGAGGTCGCATTACCGATAATTGTATATTTTTTGCTTGGATACCTATTATACTCATCGGTTTTTGCCGCACTCGGCTCTTTATTCACTTCGGAGTATGAAGCTCAACAATCAATTTCTATAATTTATGTTATAATGGTTTTGCCTATTATGTTTTATTTTTATGTAATTACAAATCCTTATTCTCTGCTAACGAGGATTTTCCAGTTTATTCCATTTTTTACACCTTATGTTATGATGTTAAAGATTTCCGTGGGAACTTTTGAAAGGTGGGAATTCTGGCTAACTTTAATAATTTTATTGATATTTGTTCTGATTTCCATTAAAATAGCAGGTAAAATTTTTAGAACTGCTATTTTAATGTATGGTAAGAGACCAACCCTCTCGGAAATTATCAGATGGCTATTCGAGTGA
- a CDS encoding ATP-binding cassette domain-containing protein: MIRLKNVTKCFGRIRAVDGINLNIDSGRIFGLLGPNGAGKTTTIRIMLGIIKPDTGEIRLGISKNKNIYRHLGYLPEERGLYQKVRLKDILVFFGKLRGLSSSEACEMTNYWLDRFGLIDYSAKKVEELSKGNQQKVQFIIAVMHKPEILILDEPFMGLDPVNQILLKEIIQEFKRDDKTVVLSTHQMDQVEKLCDEICLIDKGNVILTGKLVDIKKKYRINKIVVDFESDIDEVKAKGLKILKNVKLEGNRLTGNYDESMNIKDIIYNLATLGELVHFQVLEPSLEDIFIKAVSGSES, from the coding sequence ATGATTAGATTAAAGAATGTTACTAAGTGTTTTGGGAGAATCAGGGCGGTAGATGGAATAAATCTAAATATAGATAGTGGTCGGATTTTTGGACTGCTGGGTCCTAACGGTGCAGGAAAAACTACAACAATCAGAATAATGCTTGGAATAATAAAACCCGATACTGGTGAGATTCGACTGGGTATATCTAAAAATAAGAATATATACAGACATCTGGGCTATTTACCCGAGGAAAGGGGATTATATCAAAAGGTTAGATTAAAGGATATTTTGGTGTTTTTTGGAAAGCTTCGTGGTTTATCTTCGAGTGAAGCTTGCGAGATGACGAATTACTGGCTTGATAGATTTGGATTGATTGATTATTCAGCGAAAAAGGTGGAAGAGCTATCTAAAGGTAATCAGCAAAAAGTACAATTTATAATAGCAGTTATGCACAAGCCTGAAATATTAATTCTTGATGAGCCCTTTATGGGTCTCGATCCTGTAAATCAAATTTTATTAAAGGAAATTATTCAGGAGTTTAAGAGGGATGACAAAACAGTTGTTTTATCAACTCATCAAATGGATCAAGTTGAAAAACTATGCGATGAAATATGCTTAATAGATAAAGGCAATGTGATACTGACAGGTAAGCTGGTTGATATAAAGAAAAAATACAGGATAAATAAAATAGTCGTGGATTTTGAAAGTGACATAGATGAAGTTAAGGCAAAAGGATTGAAAATTCTTAAAAATGTTAAACTTGAGGGTAACAGGCTTACTGGGAATTATGATGAGTCCATGAATATAAAGGATATAATTTATAATTTGGCGACTCTTGGAGAATTAGTACATTTTCAGGTACTTGAGCCATCTCTTGAGGATATATTTATAAAGGCTGTGAGTGGGAGTGAATCTTAA
- a CDS encoding alkaline phosphatase, with product MSVILFIGDGMGVPHLTWDYYANENSPFRKFPVAGLVATDPAGKSKVGESAASATALATGHKVEKGMISVDDNGERLKTVLEVANEHAKATGIVTTTSITHATPAAFVSHVLNRGMEYEIAAQICSSNVDVLMGGGLRFFEKNIVLDTNLISIMINRGYFFVSSYVQLEKTFTDTISKLLGLFAYEGLKRAELRTLTLKEMTRIAVEVLDNNPKGFFLMVEGGQIDWRGHEKDEYGFKVEMKDFTDAINWALDYQRKRNDLLIVVVGDHETGGLVLKEDSDEIGIKPIFTTNQHTASFVAIFAKGPWEEKFCGLHEIADIGKILIDVAKR from the coding sequence GTGTCGGTTATACTATTTATCGGTGATGGTATGGGTGTGCCACACCTAACCTGGGATTACTATGCAAATGAGAATAGTCCCTTCAGAAAATTCCCCGTTGCAGGTCTTGTTGCAACTGATCCTGCAGGTAAGTCTAAAGTTGGTGAATCGGCAGCTTCTGCTACAGCACTTGCTACGGGACATAAGGTTGAAAAAGGTATGATTAGTGTAGATGATAATGGTGAAAGATTAAAAACGGTTTTAGAAGTTGCAAATGAACATGCAAAAGCGACAGGAATAGTTACTACCACTAGTATCACTCATGCAACTCCTGCTGCATTTGTTTCTCATGTATTAAATAGAGGTATGGAATATGAAATAGCAGCTCAGATATGCTCATCAAATGTTGATGTCTTAATGGGTGGTGGATTGAGATTTTTTGAGAAGAATATAGTACTTGATACCAATTTAATAAGCATAATGATAAATAGGGGTTATTTCTTCGTTTCAAGTTATGTCCAGCTTGAAAAGACCTTTACTGACACAATAAGTAAGCTTCTTGGATTATTTGCTTATGAAGGGCTTAAGAGAGCAGAACTCAGGACACTAACATTGAAAGAAATGACAAGGATAGCTGTTGAAGTGCTTGACAATAATCCAAAGGGTTTTTTTCTTATGGTTGAGGGGGGACAGATTGATTGGCGAGGACATGAAAAAGATGAGTATGGATTTAAGGTTGAGATGAAGGACTTTACTGATGCGATCAACTGGGCTCTGGATTATCAAAGGAAAAGGAATGATTTGTTGATAGTAGTAGTTGGTGATCATGAGACTGGCGGTTTAGTTTTAAAAGAAGATAGCGATGAAATTGGGATAAAGCCTATTTTTACTACAAACCAACATACCGCTTCATTTGTTGCAATATTTGCCAAAGGTCCTTGGGAAGAAAAATTCTGTGGCTTACATGAAATAGCGGATATAGGTAAGATTTTAATAGATGTTGCCAAAAGATGA
- a CDS encoding tyrosine--tRNA ligase: MNFPPIEKQLKVIKSGVENLISEEELVQKLKRCEETGKPLRVKQGFDPTAPDIHLGHTVGLRKLRQFQDLGHKVVLIIGDYTGMVGDPSGRSDTRPRLTYEQVVENAKTYEKQFFKILDKNKTEVRYNGEWFSKMTFSDVMDLAARFTVARLLERDDFANRYKEGKPISLHEFFYPLMQGYDSVAIQADVELGATEQLFNLVAARQIQKEYGQEPQVVITLPVLEGIDGKQRMSKSLGNYIGIDEESDEMFGKVMSIPDNLILKYFTLVTDYDIERLKDVERRLNDKTVNPMDVKKELARAIVAMYYGEEAALAAQKNFEKVFSRREIPDDIPEVKVESNNKLLVNLLAEYGILPSKSECRRLIRQGAIEVNKEKISDINFTLEKNKEYIVKVGKRKFVKFIT; encoded by the coding sequence TTGAATTTTCCACCAATAGAAAAACAACTTAAGGTGATAAAAAGTGGAGTAGAAAATCTTATAAGTGAAGAAGAGCTTGTTCAGAAGCTTAAGCGGTGTGAGGAAACAGGGAAGCCATTGAGAGTGAAACAGGGCTTCGATCCTACGGCTCCAGATATTCACCTTGGTCATACAGTTGGATTAAGAAAATTAAGGCAATTTCAGGATCTTGGTCATAAGGTAGTTTTGATAATCGGTGATTATACTGGAATGGTAGGAGATCCATCAGGTAGAAGCGATACACGACCCAGGTTGACATATGAGCAGGTAGTCGAAAATGCCAAGACTTATGAAAAGCAATTTTTTAAAATTCTTGACAAGAATAAAACGGAGGTTAGATATAATGGTGAATGGTTTTCAAAAATGACTTTTAGTGATGTTATGGACCTTGCTGCAAGGTTTACTGTGGCAAGATTGCTCGAGAGAGACGACTTTGCAAATAGATATAAAGAGGGTAAACCGATAAGCCTTCATGAATTTTTTTATCCTTTGATGCAGGGGTATGATTCCGTTGCTATACAGGCAGATGTGGAACTTGGAGCCACTGAGCAACTTTTCAATCTTGTTGCAGCAAGACAAATTCAAAAAGAATATGGTCAGGAACCACAGGTTGTTATTACTTTACCAGTACTTGAGGGTATTGATGGTAAGCAAAGGATGAGCAAATCCTTAGGAAACTACATTGGTATAGATGAAGAATCAGATGAAATGTTCGGGAAAGTTATGTCCATACCAGATAATTTAATATTAAAATACTTTACTCTAGTAACAGATTATGATATTGAGAGACTGAAGGATGTGGAGAGGAGGCTTAATGACAAAACTGTTAATCCTATGGATGTAAAAAAAGAGTTAGCTAGGGCTATTGTAGCAATGTACTATGGAGAAGAGGCTGCCCTGGCTGCACAGAAGAATTTTGAAAAGGTATTTAGCAGAAGGGAAATTCCCGACGATATACCGGAGGTAAAAGTAGAAAGTAATAATAAGTTGCTTGTAAATCTTTTAGCAGAATATGGTATTCTTCCCTCTAAAAGTGAATGTAGGAGGCTTATAAGACAAGGGGCTATTGAAGTAAATAAAGAAAAAATTAGTGACATAAATTTTACACTTGAAAAGAATAAAGAATATATTGTAAAAGTAGGGAAGAGAAAATTCGTAAAATTTATCACCTGA
- the smpB gene encoding SsrA-binding protein SmpB gives MSHYKIITSNRKALHEYFILDRIEAGIQLQGTEVKSLREGRVNLKDSFAIIKNGEVFLINSHISPYKYGGYINHNPERQRKLLLKKQEIRRLKRYVQSKGVTIIPLKMYFNERGKVKVELGLARGKKMHDKRADIAERDAKRELERIRRGKF, from the coding sequence ATGTCTCATTATAAAATTATAACATCGAATAGGAAAGCATTACATGAATATTTTATTCTTGATAGGATAGAGGCGGGGATACAGTTGCAGGGCACTGAAGTAAAATCTCTACGCGAAGGTAGAGTCAATTTGAAAGATAGTTTTGCAATTATAAAAAATGGGGAAGTGTTTCTGATAAATAGTCATATATCTCCATATAAATACGGTGGATATATCAACCACAATCCTGAAAGGCAAAGAAAATTACTATTAAAGAAACAGGAAATTCGCAGATTAAAAAGATATGTCCAAAGCAAGGGTGTAACAATAATTCCTTTAAAGATGTACTTTAATGAAAGGGGAAAAGTAAAGGTTGAACTTGGATTGGCACGTGGTAAAAAGATGCATGATAAACGTGCCGATATTGCAGAAAGGGATGCTAAAAGGGAATTGGAAAGGATAAGGAGGGGTAAGTTTTGA